In one window of Deinococcus aquiradiocola DNA:
- the murG gene encoding undecaprenyldiphospho-muramoylpentapeptide beta-N-acetylglucosaminyltransferase: MKRVVLATGGTGGHIYPAVATARELQRRGYEVTLLGQLGGMEERVAQDSGLAFHGVVAGKFARSASGLDPRQALRAARGLAQARSFLNRTRPGVVVGYGGFASLPGVLAAQSLGIPTVLHEQNARLGLTQRLALRRARAVGTAYPDVAGLPAGRGTLVGMPVREEWLLRQEATQRLGLQEGPLTVFVMGGSQGSVALNSAVPGVLREVLGEAGLSPDDGVQVLHSTGPRWLSDVLPEVQNLGWYKAVGYVDSVAAWSAADLAITRAGTGTLAEAAFYGVPVVMVPLPSSAEDHQRFNARAVEAAGAGRLVEQEAMSRSLGSVVLECLKKETRASMREAALRRSPQGAASRLADLAESHFRS, from the coding sequence ATGAAGCGAGTGGTGTTGGCGACAGGCGGGACGGGCGGGCACATCTACCCGGCGGTGGCGACCGCACGGGAACTGCAGCGGCGCGGGTACGAGGTCACGCTGCTCGGGCAGCTGGGCGGCATGGAGGAACGCGTCGCGCAGGATTCGGGCCTCGCCTTTCACGGGGTGGTGGCCGGGAAGTTCGCGCGCAGCGCGAGCGGCCTCGACCCCCGGCAGGCGCTGCGGGCCGCGCGGGGCCTCGCGCAGGCCCGCAGCTTCCTGAACCGCACGCGGCCCGGCGTGGTCGTCGGGTACGGCGGCTTCGCGAGCCTGCCGGGCGTGCTGGCCGCGCAGTCGCTCGGCATTCCCACCGTGCTGCATGAGCAGAACGCCCGGCTGGGCCTCACGCAGCGGCTCGCGCTGCGCCGCGCCCGCGCGGTCGGCACGGCCTACCCGGACGTGGCGGGCCTCCCCGCCGGGCGCGGCACGCTGGTCGGCATGCCGGTCCGTGAGGAGTGGCTGCTGCGGCAGGAGGCCACGCAGCGGCTCGGGCTGCAGGAGGGGCCGCTCACGGTGTTCGTGATGGGCGGCTCGCAGGGCAGCGTCGCCCTGAACAGCGCCGTGCCGGGCGTGCTGCGCGAGGTGCTGGGCGAGGCGGGCCTCTCGCCGGACGACGGCGTGCAGGTGCTGCACTCCACCGGTCCCCGCTGGCTGAGCGACGTGCTGCCGGAGGTGCAGAACCTCGGGTGGTACAAGGCGGTCGGGTACGTGGATTCCGTCGCGGCGTGGTCGGCGGCGGACCTCGCCATCACGCGTGCCGGGACGGGCACGCTCGCGGAGGCCGCGTTCTACGGCGTGCCGGTCGTCATGGTGCCGCTCCCCAGCAGCGCCGAGGACCACCAGCGCTTCAACGCGCGGGCCGTGGAGGCCGCCGGGGCGGGCCGCCTCGTGGAGCAGGAGGCCATGAGCCGATCCCTGGGGAGCGTGGTGTTAGAGTGTCTGAAGAAGGAGACGCGCGCTTCCATGCGGGAGGCCGCGCTCCGCCGTTCTCCTCAGGGTGCGGCCTCCCGCCTCGCGGACCTGGCCGAATCGCACTTCCGTTCCTGA
- a CDS encoding FtsW/RodA/SpoVE family cell cycle protein, protein MSLNLVLAQVILLMLGLIGISTAEPNMIPDHASKIVVALLVTFALSRLRPKAFLSMGTVVWVVTLILLALVLVIGVGTELSPGTKRWLRIPGFQFQPSEFAKLGLILQIASFFARRGVQHKLLSATLMIGLSTLLVLLEPDLGSTVLIFSLGIVLMYAAGVKMNNIGGLLLGIFLIALPFGSLYLERHPYILARATSHFGDDVQPGLTQIGMAHRDLGYGGLWGQGPDGLRYTYFADHTDAIAATVGFSTGLLGVTMLIFAYWLVVSAALQVSEMASRVRPMTPQVHGASILATGAMYMVVGQAVVNLAVVAGIFPVTGVPLPLVSYGFSSMLTMSAALALIHSALREVRRHLPEDAAGALPGAAPTPPEGAPVPTLSPNAGD, encoded by the coding sequence GTGAGCCTGAACCTCGTGCTGGCGCAGGTGATCCTGCTGATGCTGGGCCTGATCGGCATCTCCACCGCCGAACCGAACATGATTCCCGACCACGCCAGCAAGATCGTGGTCGCGCTCCTCGTGACATTCGCCCTGTCGCGCCTGCGCCCCAAGGCCTTCCTAAGCATGGGGACGGTCGTGTGGGTCGTCACGCTGATCCTGCTGGCGCTCGTCCTCGTGATCGGGGTGGGCACCGAACTGTCGCCCGGCACGAAACGCTGGCTGCGCATCCCGGGCTTCCAGTTCCAGCCGTCGGAGTTCGCGAAGCTCGGCCTGATCCTGCAGATCGCGAGTTTCTTCGCGCGGCGCGGCGTGCAGCACAAGCTGCTGAGCGCCACCCTCATGATCGGCCTGAGCACCCTGCTCGTGCTGCTCGAACCGGACCTGGGCTCCACCGTCCTGATCTTCTCGCTCGGCATCGTGCTGATGTACGCGGCGGGCGTCAAGATGAACAACATCGGCGGCCTGCTGCTCGGCATCTTCCTGATCGCGCTGCCGTTCGGGAGCCTGTACCTGGAACGCCACCCGTACATCCTGGCGCGCGCCACGAGTCACTTCGGGGACGACGTGCAGCCGGGCCTCACGCAGATCGGCATGGCGCACCGCGACCTGGGGTACGGCGGCCTGTGGGGGCAGGGGCCGGACGGGCTGCGGTACACGTACTTCGCGGACCATACGGACGCCATCGCGGCCACGGTGGGCTTCTCGACCGGGCTGCTCGGTGTGACCATGCTGATCTTCGCGTACTGGCTGGTGGTCAGCGCGGCCCTGCAGGTGTCCGAGATGGCGTCCCGCGTGCGGCCCATGACGCCGCAGGTGCACGGCGCGAGCATCCTCGCGACGGGCGCCATGTACATGGTGGTGGGGCAGGCGGTCGTGAATCTCGCGGTGGTGGCGGGCATCTTCCCGGTGACGGGCGTGCCGCTCCCGCTCGTGAGTTACGGGTTCTCCAGCATGCTCACCATGAGTGCCGCGCTCGCCCTGATCCACTCGGCGCTGCGCGAGGTGCGCCGTCACCTGCCGGAGGACGCGGCCGGGGCGCTGCCGGGCGCGGCGCCCACCCCGCCCGAGGGTGCGCCCGTCCCCACCCTCAGCCCGAACGCCGGAGACTGA
- the murD gene encoding UDP-N-acetylmuramoyl-L-alanine--D-glutamate ligase has product MTFLTGPTLIYGLGRSGRGVARFLAREAQVAEWFDARPQPEDEALMTELGFARGDATRPYRTVIAAPGVPIDHPDLQSLREHGAEVMGEVEVAFRARPALPVVGVTGTAGKGSTTVLIASLLRAQGVNALEGGNIDPPLLDVVDRAEVAVAELSSFQLERVPTFRPAVAVVTNLGVDHLDRHGSVEAYHAAKRNVARHQTPRDVLVLPEGAAVPGAATVRRFTPLRLTLADGREVLPVQDLPEGVHPANAAAAVLAAEAMMAHLGRPLDVPALAGALREARAVTGRFETVARHGELRFVNDSIATRTLAVQAALQQAAPPVAWLVGGRDKGAELEPLIAAAQGKVSRVIGFGEDGERFALALGLPYLLVTGQDGTDVMRHAVQAAVGALGMDGEPRGTVLLSPIGTSFDLYRDYAERGRAFVQAAQEAVTALDGPARTFSGTEVEA; this is encoded by the coding sequence ATGACTTTCCTTACTGGCCCGACCCTGATCTACGGCCTGGGCCGCAGCGGACGCGGGGTGGCCCGCTTCCTGGCCCGCGAGGCCCAGGTGGCCGAGTGGTTCGACGCCCGCCCCCAGCCGGAGGACGAGGCCCTGATGACCGAGCTGGGCTTCGCGCGGGGCGACGCGACGCGCCCGTACCGGACCGTGATCGCCGCGCCCGGCGTGCCCATCGACCACCCGGACCTGCAGTCGCTCCGCGAGCACGGCGCGGAGGTGATGGGGGAGGTGGAGGTCGCGTTCCGCGCGCGGCCCGCCCTGCCGGTGGTGGGCGTGACCGGCACGGCCGGCAAGGGCAGCACCACCGTCCTGATCGCGTCGCTGCTGCGCGCGCAGGGCGTGAACGCGCTGGAGGGCGGCAACATCGACCCGCCGCTGCTGGACGTGGTGGACCGCGCCGAGGTGGCCGTCGCGGAACTGAGCAGCTTCCAGCTGGAGCGCGTCCCGACCTTCCGTCCGGCGGTGGCGGTCGTCACGAACCTCGGGGTGGACCACCTGGACCGGCACGGGAGCGTGGAGGCGTACCACGCCGCGAAACGCAACGTGGCGCGCCACCAGACGCCGCGCGACGTGCTCGTGCTGCCGGAAGGTGCGGCCGTGCCGGGCGCGGCCACCGTTCGGCGCTTCACGCCCCTGCGCCTGACGCTCGCGGACGGCCGCGAGGTGCTGCCCGTGCAGGACCTGCCGGAAGGCGTGCATCCCGCCAACGCGGCCGCCGCCGTGCTGGCCGCCGAGGCGATGATGGCTCACCTGGGCCGCCCGCTCGACGTGCCTGCCCTGGCGGGCGCGCTGCGGGAGGCGCGGGCCGTGACAGGCCGTTTCGAGACGGTCGCGCGGCACGGCGAGCTGCGCTTCGTGAACGACAGCATCGCGACGCGCACGCTGGCCGTGCAGGCGGCCCTGCAGCAGGCGGCGCCGCCCGTCGCGTGGCTGGTGGGCGGGCGTGACAAGGGCGCGGAACTGGAGCCCCTGATCGCCGCCGCGCAGGGCAAGGTGTCGCGCGTGATCGGCTTCGGGGAGGACGGTGAACGCTTCGCGCTCGCGCTGGGCCTCCCGTACCTGCTCGTGACCGGCCAGGACGGGACGGACGTGATGCGGCACGCGGTGCAGGCGGCCGTCGGCGCGCTCGGCATGGACGGCGAGCCGCGCGGCACGGTCCTGCTCTCCCCGATCGGGACGAGCTTCGACCTGTACCGCGACTACGCCGAACGCGGGCGGGCCTTCGTGCAGGCCGCGCAGGAGGCCGTGACGGCCCTGGACGGCCCCGCCCGCACCTTCAGCGGCACAGAGGTGGAGGCGTGA
- a CDS encoding phospho-N-acetylmuramoyl-pentapeptide-transferase → MMVVAALVSWFLVGLLITLSKRYGWGQPIRQEGPQTHLKKEGTPTAGGIGFVLALLLVWLGMLLTGHGGGRSETLLMLAALGMGVIGLVDDLLKIRSRMVGGKKELLAREKFPAQLLVGLAFAIFAAPLAPHVWLPGLGLYGDIVLYTLVMVGAVNAFNFTDGLDSLLGGVSIIVLLPLLGVSPVSVLLVGALLGFLWFNAHPARVFMGDMGSHAIGAVAAGAYILHADVWMLPVAAIIPVVAVLSVVLQVAYFRRTGGKRLFRMSPIQHHFEELGWPETHVTLRFWLVTALGTAIVWGLLRTFPPMS, encoded by the coding sequence ATGATGGTCGTGGCCGCGCTCGTCTCGTGGTTCCTGGTGGGCCTCCTCATCACGCTCTCCAAACGGTACGGGTGGGGCCAGCCGATCCGGCAGGAAGGCCCGCAGACGCACCTCAAGAAGGAAGGCACGCCCACGGCGGGCGGCATCGGGTTCGTGCTCGCGCTGCTGCTCGTGTGGCTGGGCATGCTGCTCACCGGGCACGGCGGCGGCCGCAGCGAGACGCTGCTGATGCTCGCGGCGCTCGGCATGGGCGTCATCGGGCTGGTGGACGACCTTCTCAAGATCCGTTCGCGCATGGTGGGCGGCAAGAAGGAACTCCTCGCCCGCGAGAAGTTCCCGGCGCAGCTGCTGGTGGGCCTCGCGTTCGCGATCTTCGCCGCGCCGCTCGCGCCGCACGTGTGGCTGCCGGGCCTGGGCCTGTACGGCGACATCGTGCTGTACACCCTGGTGATGGTGGGCGCCGTCAACGCCTTCAACTTCACCGACGGTCTCGACAGCCTGCTGGGCGGCGTGAGCATCATCGTGCTGCTTCCGCTGCTGGGCGTGTCGCCCGTCAGTGTGCTGCTGGTCGGCGCGCTGCTCGGCTTCCTGTGGTTCAACGCGCACCCGGCCCGCGTGTTCATGGGCGACATGGGTTCGCACGCCATCGGCGCGGTCGCGGCAGGCGCGTACATCCTGCACGCCGACGTGTGGATGCTGCCTGTCGCGGCCATCATCCCGGTCGTGGCGGTGCTGAGCGTGGTGCTGCAGGTCGCGTATTTCCGGCGCACCGGCGGCAAGCGCCTGTTCCGCATGAGTCCCATCCAGCATCACTTCGAGGAGCTCGGCTGGCCCGAGACGCACGTCACGTTGCGCTTCTGGCTCGTCACGGCGCTCGGTACGGCCATCGTGTGGGGTCTGCTGCGGACCTTCCCGCCCATGAGCTGA
- the murF gene encoding UDP-N-acetylmuramoyl-tripeptide--D-alanyl-D-alanine ligase has protein sequence MLDPRALPFAADVHSDARPARRLTWDSREAGPDVAFVALPGEAMHGNRFVQAALDAGAPFVLTDLDVPRAVRVPDAQAALLAWAQHERARASLVVGITGTAGKTTAKSYAAAALDAAYLPVFNTPPAIATFLIEHGASGRPLVVEMGIDRLGEMAELVELVRPDVGVITSIGAAHLEGLGSVENIVREKGVILGARERLVGVQAGPYYPGVPTYGFGDAVHAGTDLRLDASGAGFRFGGVDVTLPQASRVQAEAAVLGLELARRAGVDLHSAAERLSRVTVPGGRYRVLPGTFTVIDDAYNASPLSVRVALDALSALPTPAPGGRRISVLGRMLELGETERELHAGVGEYARQRADLTYGVGAFADELGERAYRSVPDLLPALLREVRAGDVVLVKASRGISWTPERRAQEGVGLDSVVNALLAQRDATA, from the coding sequence ATGCTCGACCCCCGCGCCCTGCCGTTTGCTGCCGACGTTCACTCCGACGCCCGCCCCGCGCGCCGATTGACCTGGGATTCCCGTGAGGCGGGACCGGACGTGGCGTTCGTGGCGCTGCCCGGCGAGGCCATGCACGGGAACCGCTTCGTGCAGGCGGCCCTGGATGCGGGCGCGCCGTTCGTCCTGACGGACCTGGACGTGCCGCGTGCCGTGCGCGTGCCGGACGCGCAGGCGGCCCTGCTGGCGTGGGCGCAGCACGAACGCGCGCGCGCCTCCCTGGTGGTCGGCATCACCGGCACGGCCGGCAAGACCACCGCGAAGAGTTACGCGGCGGCCGCGCTGGACGCGGCGTACCTGCCGGTGTTCAACACGCCGCCCGCCATCGCCACCTTCCTGATCGAGCACGGCGCGTCCGGGCGGCCCCTGGTGGTCGAGATGGGCATCGACCGGCTGGGCGAGATGGCGGAACTCGTGGAGCTGGTGCGGCCGGATGTGGGCGTGATCACCAGCATCGGCGCGGCGCACCTGGAGGGCCTGGGCAGCGTGGAGAACATCGTGCGCGAGAAGGGCGTGATCCTGGGCGCGCGGGAGCGGCTGGTGGGCGTGCAGGCAGGCCCCTATTACCCGGGCGTGCCGACGTACGGGTTCGGGGACGCGGTGCATGCCGGTACGGACCTGCGGCTGGACGCGTCCGGTGCCGGGTTCCGGTTCGGTGGGGTGGACGTGACGTTGCCGCAGGCGTCGCGCGTGCAGGCGGAAGCGGCCGTGCTGGGCCTGGAACTCGCGCGCCGCGCGGGCGTGGACCTGCACTCGGCGGCGGAACGCCTGTCGCGCGTGACGGTGCCGGGCGGCCGCTACCGGGTGCTGCCGGGCACCTTCACGGTCATCGACGACGCGTACAACGCCTCGCCGCTCAGCGTGCGCGTGGCGCTCGACGCGCTCTCGGCGCTCCCCACGCCCGCGCCGGGCGGTCGGCGCATCAGCGTGCTGGGCCGCATGCTGGAACTCGGGGAGACGGAACGGGAACTGCACGCCGGGGTGGGCGAGTACGCCCGGCAGCGCGCGGACCTGACGTACGGCGTCGGGGCCTTCGCGGACGAGCTGGGCGAACGCGCGTACCGCAGCGTGCCGGACCTGCTGCCCGCACTGCTGCGGGAGGTGCGGGCGGGCGACGTGGTGCTCGTCAAGGCGTCGCGCGGCATCTCGTGGACGCCGGAACGGCGCGCGCAGGAGGGCGTGGGCCTGGACTCCGTCGTGAACGCCCTGCTCGCGCAGCGGGACGCGACCGCGTGA